From a region of the Calonectris borealis chromosome 2, bCalBor7.hap1.2, whole genome shotgun sequence genome:
- the LOC142079446 gene encoding uncharacterized protein LOC142079446, translating into MARRDGGGGVPRLLLWLALWGLWRSGEAGALSARGAALPFGAGPPAACSPRCQHGGLCLGNGTCLCSKGYEGELCQHATCYPKCKNGGECLRPGKCRCPPGYGGRYCHKVSCEGGCQNGGECISVNGVVKCLCASGWTGSRCQEAICPQGCRNNGACVAPGICSCPAGWVGGACHLAVCKLPCQHGGKCIAPNVCRCRLPYSGLQCTKKRKE; encoded by the exons ATGGCGcggcgggacggcggcggggggGTGCCCCGCCTGCTGCTCTGGCTGGCGCTGTGGGGGCTGTGGCGCAGCGGCGAGGCGGGGGCCCTGTCCGCCCGCGGGGCGGCCCTGCCCTTCGGCGCGGGCCCGCCGGCGGCCTGCAGCCCGCGCTGCCAGCACGGCGGGCTCTGCCTCGGCAACGGCACCTGCCTCTGCTCCAAGGGCTACGAGGGCGAGCTCTGCCAGCACG CAACATGTTATCCAAAATGCAAAAATGGTGGGGAGTGCCTCAGACCTGGAAAATGCAGATGTCCACCTGGCTATGGCGGTAGATACTGTCATAAAG TAAGCTGTGAAGGAGGCTGTCAAAATGGTGGGGAATGCATCTCTGTCAATGGAGTTGTGAAGTGCCTTTGTGCTTCTGGCTGGACAGGATCAAGATGCCAAGAAG CAATTTGTCCCCAAGGTTGTCGGAATAATGGAGCTTGTGTGGCTCCTGGGATTTGTAGCTGTCCAGCTGGATGGGTCGGTGGAGCATGTCACTTAG CTGTATGTAAACTACCTTGTCAACATGGAGGAAAATGCATAGCTCCAAACGTGTGCAGATGTCGACTGCCGTACTCTGGTCTACAGTgtacaaagaaaaggaaggaatga